Proteins encoded within one genomic window of Deltaproteobacteria bacterium:
- a CDS encoding branched-chain amino acid ABC transporter permease, producing the protein MGIKNALFLGLAIFAGKVVFEKLKSIFKPFKKTRLSAAGVAALKDRNIIFINIGLLLLLIILPLFLNNYYIDVLTLAGLYAVLALGLNISVGLAGLLDLGYIAFYAIGAYTYALLSTKLGISFWLALPIGGFTASGIGWMLGIITLRLRGDYLAIVTLGFIQIVHLILNNWDSLTGGPNGILGIARPSIASFKLNQPIHFYYLILCIAVLTAIVINRLNNSRLGRAWIAMREDEIAAEAMGIDTTRIKCLAFSMGAFWAGLAGVFFAGKFAFVSPESFTFFESVFVLAMVVLGGMGSIP; encoded by the coding sequence ATGGGGATAAAAAATGCGCTTTTTTTAGGCCTTGCCATTTTTGCCGGCAAGGTGGTATTTGAAAAACTGAAATCTATCTTTAAACCTTTTAAAAAAACGCGTCTGTCTGCCGCGGGTGTGGCCGCATTAAAAGACCGCAATATCATTTTTATCAATATCGGTCTTCTTCTGCTTCTCATTATACTCCCCCTTTTCCTGAACAACTACTACATAGACGTCCTGACCCTCGCAGGGCTTTATGCGGTTCTGGCCCTTGGCCTGAACATCTCTGTTGGTCTGGCAGGGCTTCTGGATTTGGGCTATATTGCCTTTTATGCAATTGGCGCATACACTTACGCCCTTCTGTCAACAAAACTGGGCATTTCCTTCTGGCTTGCCCTCCCAATAGGCGGGTTCACTGCATCAGGCATTGGTTGGATGCTCGGCATCATTACATTAAGGCTGCGCGGGGATTATCTTGCAATTGTAACCCTCGGCTTTATCCAGATAGTTCATCTCATTTTAAATAACTGGGACAGCCTTACAGGCGGACCAAACGGGATCCTTGGCATAGCAAGACCTTCTATTGCATCTTTTAAATTAAATCAGCCAATCCATTTTTATTATCTTATCCTTTGTATTGCAGTCTTAACCGCCATTGTAATAAACCGCCTGAACAACTCCAGGCTTGGCAGGGCATGGATTGCAATGAGGGAAGACGAGATTGCGGCAGAGGCCATGGGCATTGACACTACAAGGATAAAATGCCTTGCATTTTCCATGGGCGCATTCTGGGCAGGTCTTGCAGGGGTTTTTTTTGCAGGAAAATTCGCCTTTGTTTCGCCGGAGAGTTTTACATTCTTTGAGTCTGTATTTGTCCTTGCAATGGTTGTGCTTGGAGGCATGGGAAGCATCCC